In Candidatus Nitronauta litoralis, one DNA window encodes the following:
- a CDS encoding alkene reductase — protein sequence MAKHLLEPEVNNSAREVLENHDARTPYQNRESKKLLSPFQIGDLTLKNRVVLAPMTRARAGRERMANDLMEEYYVQRSTAGLLISEATVISKQGIGWINSPGIYNEEQSQAWKKITKAVHDHESIIFLQLWHTGRASHSAFHDGELPVAPSAIKINGEYIHTPEGKKDFETPRALKESEIPAIVEDHRKGAIRAKEAGFDGIEIHSANGYLLDQFLQSKTNKRTDRYGGSLENRCRLLLEIVTAVTEVWPANRVGVRLSPNGNFNDMGSVDFRETFIYLARQLDKTGLAYLHVIDGLAFGFHELGEPMVLNEFREVFSGPIIGNCGYTQETAENAVKENKADLIAFGRHFISNPDLVDRFRNGWPLAEEADMSSWYSFEKKGYTDFKFYMDES from the coding sequence ATGGCAAAACATTTATTGGAACCCGAAGTTAACAACAGTGCTCGCGAAGTTCTGGAAAATCACGACGCCCGCACTCCCTATCAAAATAGGGAATCAAAAAAATTACTCAGCCCTTTTCAAATAGGAGACCTTACGTTGAAAAACAGGGTGGTTTTGGCACCTATGACAAGAGCCCGAGCGGGAAGGGAACGAATGGCGAACGACTTAATGGAAGAATATTATGTGCAAAGGTCAACAGCAGGGCTTCTCATTTCGGAGGCTACTGTAATTTCAAAACAGGGAATCGGCTGGATCAATTCGCCAGGAATTTACAATGAAGAACAGAGCCAAGCCTGGAAAAAAATCACCAAGGCAGTTCACGACCATGAGTCAATAATATTTTTACAGTTGTGGCATACAGGTCGTGCCTCGCACAGTGCTTTCCATGATGGAGAACTCCCTGTTGCTCCTTCTGCAATAAAAATAAACGGGGAATACATACATACTCCTGAGGGGAAGAAGGATTTCGAAACCCCTCGAGCTCTCAAAGAAAGTGAAATTCCCGCAATTGTCGAAGACCACAGAAAAGGGGCCATTAGGGCTAAGGAGGCGGGTTTCGATGGAATAGAAATCCATAGCGCAAATGGATACCTCCTGGATCAATTTCTGCAATCTAAAACCAACAAACGCACAGACCGATACGGGGGAAGTTTGGAGAATCGTTGTCGATTACTACTTGAAATAGTGACGGCGGTAACAGAAGTCTGGCCAGCGAACAGAGTGGGAGTCCGGCTAAGTCCAAATGGAAATTTTAACGACATGGGTTCTGTTGATTTCAGGGAAACATTTATCTATTTAGCAAGGCAACTGGATAAAACTGGATTGGCCTACCTTCATGTCATTGATGGTCTTGCATTTGGTTTTCATGAACTTGGAGAGCCCATGGTGTTAAATGAATTCCGGGAAGTTTTTTCAGGGCCAATCATAGGAAACTGTGGCTATACTCAGGAAACAGCAGAAAACGCTGTTAAGGAAAACAAAGCTGATTTGATAGCATTTGGCCGTCACTTTATCAGTAATCCCGATCTTGTAGATCGATTTCGAAACGGTTGGCCTCTAGCCGAGGAAGCTGATATGAGTTCGTGGTATTCTTTTGAAAAGAAAGGCTATACCGATTTTAAATTCTATATGGATGAGTCCTGA
- a CDS encoding cysteine hydrolase, translating into MPLPNPGMQVEAKNTALVVTDPQNDFLSPQGVAWGVVGESVQENNTVNNIEALFQAAKENRLPTFISPHYYYPTDHGWKFEGSLEKLMHSIQMFDRKGPLNLEGFKGSGPDWLERYKPYIENENTIVVSPHKVYGPETNDLVLQLRKRGIDRVILAGMSANLCVESHLRELLEQGFEVAVVKDATAAAKVPEGNGYDAATTNFRFLANTVWSTEEAVAFISQRELATASS; encoded by the coding sequence ATGCCACTTCCCAACCCAGGTATGCAGGTAGAAGCAAAAAACACGGCCCTCGTCGTCACCGACCCACAAAATGATTTTTTGAGCCCCCAGGGAGTGGCTTGGGGTGTGGTCGGAGAAAGCGTTCAGGAAAACAATACAGTCAACAATATTGAAGCTTTATTCCAGGCCGCAAAAGAAAACAGACTTCCAACTTTCATCTCTCCTCATTACTACTATCCCACCGACCATGGCTGGAAGTTCGAGGGATCCCTCGAGAAGCTAATGCACAGTATCCAGATGTTCGACCGTAAAGGTCCTCTGAATCTTGAAGGCTTTAAGGGTTCAGGTCCAGATTGGCTGGAGCGTTACAAACCGTATATTGAAAATGAAAATACCATCGTAGTTAGCCCTCACAAAGTGTATGGACCAGAAACCAACGACCTCGTTCTGCAATTGCGAAAGCGAGGAATCGACAGGGTTATTCTTGCCGGAATGTCCGCCAATCTCTGTGTCGAAAGCCACCTGAGAGAGTTACTGGAGCAGGGATTCGAAGTTGCTGTTGTTAAGGATGCAACTGCCGCCGCAAAGGTTCCGGAAGGCAATGGTTATGATGCAGCCACAACCAATTTTCGATTCCTTGCCAATACCGTCTGGTCCACTGAGGAGGCTGTAGCTTTTATTTCACAAAGAGAATTAGCAACGGCATCTTCTTAA
- a CDS encoding ATP-dependent DNA helicase RecG — MAAFANAEGGDLFIGIDDEPRKWRGFDNIESANAHIQVFEELFPLSNDFQYEFLSNDDSVGLVLKVQIAKSRDLKVASDTKVYIRRGAQSLPVTDEERLQSLRRDKGLTSFETELINCPEDVVSNSEHIIEFMLEVVPTGEPASWLKKQMLLSDGKPTVSAILLFSEEPQAILPKRSGLKIYRYKTSNAEGTRETLDFDPLSIEGCIYQQIISSVANTTRIIESVRLQTSDGLIPVNYPHEAIHEILTNAIIHRDYSITDDIHIRIFDNRVEVLSPGTLPGHVTVENILSERFARNPGLVRLINKFPDPPNKDVGEGLNTAFESMRNLKLKPPIIKQAGGYVKVTLKHETLATPEESILQYLMSNKEIANRHAREICFIESENRMKRILQDLVKNGLLEPVPGRTRYTAAYQLTDPGREAAKRYT, encoded by the coding sequence ATTGCTGCCTTTGCAAATGCCGAAGGTGGTGATCTGTTTATAGGTATTGATGATGAACCTAGAAAATGGCGAGGATTTGACAATATTGAATCTGCTAATGCCCATATTCAGGTTTTTGAAGAGTTATTCCCGCTAAGCAATGATTTTCAATATGAATTTCTATCTAATGACGACTCCGTAGGCTTAGTTCTAAAAGTGCAAATTGCAAAATCACGCGATTTGAAAGTTGCGAGTGATACCAAAGTTTATATACGTCGTGGAGCGCAAAGTCTTCCAGTAACTGACGAGGAACGCCTACAGTCACTTCGTAGAGATAAGGGCCTCACTTCGTTTGAAACGGAACTTATTAATTGCCCAGAAGACGTTGTTAGTAATTCAGAACATATAATAGAGTTTATGCTTGAAGTGGTCCCTACTGGGGAACCAGCTTCTTGGTTAAAAAAACAAATGCTTTTATCAGATGGGAAGCCAACGGTATCAGCAATTCTGCTATTTTCAGAAGAACCTCAAGCGATTCTTCCAAAGCGTAGCGGATTAAAAATTTATAGATACAAAACTTCAAATGCAGAAGGAACTAGAGAGACTTTGGATTTTGATCCGTTATCAATTGAAGGCTGCATATATCAACAAATAATATCGTCAGTAGCAAACACAACAAGAATCATAGAGTCGGTTCGATTACAAACAAGCGATGGATTAATCCCCGTAAATTATCCACATGAAGCCATCCACGAAATCTTAACCAACGCGATAATTCACAGGGACTATTCAATTACAGACGACATTCACATAAGAATTTTTGACAATAGGGTCGAAGTGTTAAGTCCAGGGACTCTACCGGGACACGTAACAGTGGAGAACATTCTTTCTGAGCGTTTTGCTAGAAATCCGGGCTTAGTAAGGCTAATTAATAAGTTTCCTGATCCACCAAATAAAGATGTAGGTGAAGGACTAAATACAGCTTTTGAATCAATGAGAAACTTAAAACTCAAGCCACCAATTATTAAACAAGCTGGCGGCTATGTGAAAGTTACATTGAAGCATGAAACGCTAGCGACACCGGAGGAATCAATCCTCCAATATTTAATGTCAAACAAAGAAATCGCAAATAGACATGCAAGAGAAATATGTTTTATCGAATCGGAAAATAGAATGAAGCGTATTTTACAGGACCTAGTTAAAAATGGATTACTTGAGCCTGTTCCTGGCAGAACAAGATACACAGCTGCCTATCAATTAACAGATCCTGGCCGTGAAGCTGCTAAGAGATATACCTAG
- a CDS encoding IS3 family transposase (programmed frameshift): MVRKRRSFSKEFKLEAVGLVLEGNSSIAQVSRDLGIRASLLGRWKQEYEQEQAITVQEKLTPEEELKQLRKENAQLRMERDILKKAGSHLFEGFPMRYGFIRDHREAFPVNQMCRVLGVGRSGFYAWLNRPESLRSRENRRWVDEIKKVYKKSRQTYGSPRVHADLKDKGHVIGKHRVARLMRLNQMVSKHKRKYRVTTDSRHNHPVAQNKLKRKFNVSGPGQCWVSDITYIPTREGWLYLAVTLDLFHRKVIGWAMDRSITRWLVMRALNMAINNGTLKPGLVHHSDRGVQYACNDFQSLLKAHGIECSMSRKGDCWDNAVAESFFRTLKVELTHNRRYKTRQEAQADIFEYIEVFYNRQRRHSYLGYQSPVEFENRAFAS, encoded by the exons ATGGTGAGGAAGCGTCGTAGTTTCAGTAAGGAATTCAAGTTGGAAGCGGTTGGTTTGGTTCTTGAGGGGAATAGTAGCATAGCGCAGGTATCTCGCGATCTTGGTATTCGTGCTTCCCTTCTTGGTCGTTGGAAGCAGGAATATGAGCAGGAGCAAGCCATTACCGTTCAGGAGAAGCTGACTCCTGAAGAGGAATTGAAGCAGTTGAGAAAAGAGAACGCGCAGCTTCGAATGGAGCGAGACATATTAAAAAAAGCGG GCAGTCATCTTTTCGAAGGATTCCCAATGAGGTACGGGTTTATACGGGACCATCGAGAAGCATTTCCAGTGAACCAGATGTGCCGGGTGCTGGGAGTGGGCAGAAGTGGGTTCTATGCCTGGCTGAATCGCCCCGAGAGCCTGAGGAGCCGTGAGAATCGCCGGTGGGTAGATGAGATCAAGAAGGTTTATAAAAAGAGCCGCCAGACTTATGGAAGTCCCCGTGTTCATGCGGATTTAAAAGACAAGGGACACGTCATAGGCAAACACCGTGTGGCTCGTCTGATGCGTCTGAATCAGATGGTTTCTAAACACAAAAGAAAGTACAGGGTGACGACGGACTCCAGACATAATCACCCGGTAGCTCAGAACAAACTCAAGCGGAAGTTTAATGTTTCCGGCCCCGGTCAATGCTGGGTATCTGATATCACATATATCCCGACTCGGGAAGGCTGGTTGTATCTGGCGGTGACGTTGGATTTATTCCACCGCAAAGTGATCGGCTGGGCTATGGATCGTTCGATAACCCGTTGGTTGGTAATGAGGGCTTTGAATATGGCGATCAACAACGGCACCTTGAAACCCGGGTTGGTTCATCATTCTGATCGAGGAGTCCAGTACGCCTGCAACGACTTTCAAAGTCTGCTGAAGGCTCATGGAATCGAGTGCAGTATGAGCCGTAAAGGAGACTGCTGGGATAATGCCGTAGCTGAGAGCTTTTTCCGTACTCTCAAAGTGGAACTCACTCATAACCGGAGATACAAAACCCGTCAGGAAGCCCAGGCGGATATTTTTGAATACATCGAAGTGTTTTATAATCGGCAACGCCGTCACTCATACCTCGGTTACCAAAGCCCGGTCGAGTTTGAGAATAGGGCCTTCGCCTCTTAA
- a CDS encoding cation transporter, with the protein MIPLRKIIRSISPGVKVILIGAAGNVGLSCIKLIGGVLGGSPALLNDAFHSLSDLATDGIALLTYKIGRLPRDPNHPYGHGKAESIGSSFIGLCVLLAGIGLAWVSIQFLMQPDKVGHSFLEDFGGMKSFVVDRTAMEIAAGFAFISILIKEWLFRYTRQIGEEENSPTLIANAWHHRSDALSSIAALVGIGGAIAGYPIMDPLAGIVVALMIAKSGVDITKEGVSDLMDTAIDDEDLDAIIEAAREIPGVISLHDVRSRKVGGEVLIDLHALVDPECSVTEGHHIGENLRKRLIHKFSDVEDILVHIDTEEPDGIEPVYQTDSLELRRLAAAALEPFSDRLTPTRLRLHFYSGDVLVEAILKPDLDLPADQYASILKEVREKLEAVEEIQCARVYLDV; encoded by the coding sequence ATGATACCGCTTCGAAAAATAATCCGATCGATCTCCCCCGGTGTAAAAGTCATTTTGATTGGGGCGGCGGGGAATGTGGGATTATCGTGTATTAAACTGATCGGCGGTGTTCTAGGCGGAAGTCCTGCGCTCCTGAACGATGCCTTCCATTCCTTGTCGGATCTGGCAACGGATGGTATTGCGCTGTTGACCTATAAAATCGGCCGTCTGCCGCGAGACCCCAATCACCCTTACGGACACGGCAAAGCGGAGAGCATCGGGTCCTCTTTCATCGGGTTGTGTGTCCTGCTGGCGGGAATTGGACTGGCCTGGGTCTCCATTCAGTTTCTGATGCAACCCGACAAAGTCGGCCATTCGTTTCTCGAAGATTTTGGAGGGATGAAATCATTTGTCGTGGATCGCACCGCGATGGAAATCGCAGCGGGATTTGCTTTTATTTCCATCCTGATAAAAGAATGGCTTTTCCGGTACACGCGGCAAATTGGAGAAGAAGAAAACAGCCCAACCCTCATCGCCAATGCCTGGCATCATCGTTCCGACGCCCTCTCCTCCATTGCCGCACTGGTTGGCATTGGCGGCGCCATTGCAGGCTACCCCATCATGGACCCACTCGCCGGAATCGTGGTCGCCCTGATGATCGCCAAGTCCGGGGTTGATATCACCAAAGAAGGTGTCAGTGACCTGATGGACACCGCCATTGATGATGAAGACCTTGATGCCATCATCGAAGCGGCCAGGGAAATTCCGGGAGTCATCAGCCTGCACGATGTGCGGAGCCGCAAGGTTGGAGGCGAAGTGCTCATCGACCTGCACGCCCTGGTTGACCCGGAGTGCTCGGTTACCGAAGGGCATCACATTGGCGAAAACCTGCGCAAACGATTGATCCATAAATTTTCCGATGTCGAAGACATTCTGGTCCACATTGATACCGAAGAACCGGACGGTATTGAGCCTGTTTATCAAACCGATTCTCTGGAGCTGCGACGACTGGCCGCCGCCGCTCTGGAACCTTTTTCGGATCGATTGACTCCCACGCGCCTGCGATTGCATTTCTATAGTGGGGACGTGTTGGTGGAAGCCATTTTGAAACCCGACCTGGATTTGCCCGCAGATCAGTACGCTTCCATATTAAAAGAAGTTCGGGAAAAGCTGGAAGCCGTTGAAGAGATACAATGCGCCCGGGTTTATCTCGACGTATGA
- the mutY gene encoding A/G-specific adenine glycosylase, with translation MSQLFKPASISKPLLKWYDTQQRDLPWRENLDPYRIWVSEIMLQQTQVATVIPYYNRWMKSFPTIQKLAKAPLSKVLKHWEGLGYYSRARNLHKAAQWVEQENKGTIPDTFEDLKQLPGIGRYTAGAIASIAFNQAVPVLDGNVKRVLSRLFRIKENGAAPKSEKALWEQAALLVPKKRPGDFNQAVMELGATVCLPKKPLCLVCPLLKNCDAALHKEQDQYPPPKPKMPSKKIEVSAAVIKRNGKVFIQQRPHKGLMGGLWEFPGGKLEKGESAEAALVREIQEELGIAITPDEKILTIRHTYTQFRVTLHVFECELTRGRIRATECEQWKWVRPAELDHYPYPAANVKIVKHLMQNGSPKPGKKTR, from the coding sequence ATGTCCCAACTCTTCAAACCAGCTTCCATCTCAAAACCACTTTTGAAATGGTACGACACCCAGCAACGCGACCTGCCCTGGCGTGAGAACCTCGACCCTTACCGCATCTGGGTTTCAGAGATCATGCTGCAGCAGACACAGGTCGCAACGGTAATTCCCTATTACAATCGCTGGATGAAATCCTTCCCGACCATACAAAAACTGGCGAAGGCTCCCTTGTCGAAAGTTTTGAAACACTGGGAGGGCCTGGGCTACTACTCCCGTGCGCGTAACCTGCACAAGGCTGCGCAATGGGTCGAGCAGGAAAACAAGGGCACCATTCCAGATACTTTTGAAGACCTGAAACAACTGCCTGGGATCGGGCGCTACACCGCAGGCGCGATCGCCAGCATTGCTTTTAATCAGGCGGTTCCCGTATTGGACGGAAACGTCAAACGTGTTTTGTCACGCCTGTTCCGCATCAAAGAAAACGGCGCGGCACCCAAATCTGAAAAAGCACTTTGGGAACAGGCGGCCCTCCTGGTTCCAAAAAAAAGGCCCGGCGATTTTAACCAGGCCGTTATGGAACTCGGCGCCACGGTGTGTCTCCCTAAAAAACCCTTGTGTCTGGTCTGCCCGCTTTTAAAAAATTGCGATGCCGCCCTGCACAAGGAACAGGATCAATACCCACCGCCCAAACCAAAAATGCCTTCAAAAAAGATCGAAGTGAGCGCGGCTGTGATCAAACGGAACGGGAAGGTGTTTATCCAACAAAGACCGCACAAAGGTTTGATGGGCGGCCTGTGGGAGTTCCCCGGTGGTAAACTGGAAAAAGGAGAATCGGCAGAGGCTGCGCTCGTGAGGGAAATCCAGGAGGAGCTTGGTATTGCCATCACCCCGGACGAAAAAATTCTCACCATTCGGCACACTTACACCCAGTTCCGCGTCACTCTGCACGTGTTTGAATGTGAATTAACCAGGGGCCGCATCCGAGCCACTGAGTGCGAACAATGGAAATGGGTGCGACCGGCTGAACTGGACCACTACCCGTACCCTGCGGCAAACGTTAAAATAGTGAAACATTTAATGCAAAACGGTTCACCCAAACCCGGGAAAAAAACCAGATGA
- a CDS encoding radical SAM protein codes for MLQITEIFKSIQGESSHAGLPCAFVRLTGCNLRCTWCDTEYAFHGGKAMTQEEVVAAVEKLFGNVGKSPTTRKLVEVTGGEPLLQEGVYSLMQAFIDLDYTVMLETGGSLLLDRVPEAVIKIVDLKAPGSGEVDKNRLENFEHLNSKDEIKFVLQDRTDYEWARSMIQRHQLQDKAGILMSPVFEQLDLRELAEWILEDQLPVRMQTQLHKHIWGKDTIGV; via the coding sequence ATGCTCCAGATCACTGAAATTTTCAAAAGCATTCAAGGGGAATCCAGTCACGCCGGGCTGCCCTGCGCGTTTGTCCGGTTGACCGGTTGCAACCTGCGCTGCACCTGGTGCGATACCGAATACGCATTCCATGGCGGAAAAGCAATGACGCAAGAGGAGGTTGTTGCCGCTGTCGAAAAGTTATTTGGAAATGTTGGCAAGTCGCCGACCACGCGAAAACTGGTCGAAGTCACCGGCGGTGAACCCCTGCTACAGGAAGGTGTGTATTCCCTGATGCAGGCGTTCATCGATCTCGATTACACCGTCATGTTGGAAACCGGCGGATCGCTGCTACTCGACCGGGTACCGGAAGCGGTCATCAAAATTGTAGATCTGAAAGCCCCGGGCAGTGGCGAAGTGGATAAAAACCGCCTGGAAAATTTTGAACATCTGAATTCCAAAGACGAAATCAAATTCGTTCTGCAAGACAGGACAGATTACGAATGGGCACGATCCATGATTCAGCGGCATCAACTTCAGGACAAGGCAGGTATATTGATGTCTCCGGTTTTTGAACAACTGGACCTGCGCGAACTGGCCGAGTGGATTCTTGAAGACCAGTTACCGGTTCGCATGCAGACCCAACTGCACAAACACATCTGGGGCAAAGACACCATCGGCGTGTAA
- a CDS encoding B12-binding domain-containing radical SAM protein — protein sequence MDVLFLVPPETVSLESSVPKALEGGKGYYPKLGLMYVAAWYERALGKRPAFIDCPPEGVSQAELLEKVRVLKPDVVAMSIMTFNLLDALETARILKRENPNIKICLGGPHVNLYPKETLNLPEVDFVVFGEGEKIFTRLMETLEEDGALSDKLSSINGLGFMRDGEAVVNAPETDLLDLDELPFPARHLVDVTRYQHIIKEGRQFFTIQATRGCPAACTFCDIRKTKFRERSPENVIAEIEQLVELGLDDLFFVDDTITINKKFLLRLCELIVERGLKFHFKISARVDTVTPELLKALKSAGCYRIHYGIESGTERHLDYLEKGQGRDKIERACKWTREAGIGFFAYMMIGIPHETKQEMLDTVDFAKRLKPDYAQFSICTPYPKTELYFRMLDEGIVPNDYWQTFAENPSADFKIRFWNKDFSEEELRKLQDECHARFYRSPAYLMKQITKLKSWSDFTAKARMGTKILAQRMGV from the coding sequence ATGGACGTCCTGTTCCTCGTACCCCCAGAAACAGTATCTCTCGAATCTTCTGTGCCGAAAGCACTGGAAGGCGGAAAGGGCTATTATCCCAAGCTCGGGTTGATGTATGTCGCCGCGTGGTACGAACGCGCACTCGGCAAACGTCCGGCCTTCATCGACTGTCCTCCGGAAGGCGTATCACAGGCGGAACTGCTGGAAAAAGTGAGGGTGCTCAAACCGGATGTTGTCGCGATGAGCATCATGACGTTCAACCTGCTCGATGCACTTGAAACAGCCAGAATATTAAAGCGAGAAAACCCCAATATAAAAATCTGTCTCGGTGGACCCCACGTCAACCTGTATCCGAAGGAAACCCTCAACCTTCCGGAGGTCGACTTCGTTGTCTTTGGCGAGGGAGAGAAAATCTTCACAAGGCTCATGGAGACGCTTGAAGAAGACGGCGCTTTGTCTGACAAGTTATCTTCCATTAATGGACTTGGCTTCATGCGTGATGGCGAAGCCGTGGTCAACGCGCCGGAAACCGACCTGCTGGATCTGGACGAACTACCCTTCCCTGCCCGGCACCTGGTCGATGTCACCCGCTACCAGCACATCATCAAGGAAGGCCGGCAGTTCTTCACCATACAGGCGACAAGAGGCTGCCCGGCGGCTTGCACCTTCTGCGATATACGGAAAACAAAGTTCCGCGAACGCTCGCCGGAAAATGTAATCGCTGAAATCGAACAACTGGTGGAACTCGGACTCGATGATCTGTTTTTTGTCGACGACACCATCACCATCAACAAAAAATTCCTGCTGCGTCTCTGCGAACTCATCGTTGAACGCGGCTTGAAATTTCATTTCAAAATTTCAGCACGCGTCGACACCGTCACACCGGAATTGTTGAAAGCCCTCAAAAGTGCCGGTTGCTACCGCATCCATTATGGAATTGAATCCGGCACCGAACGGCACCTGGATTATCTCGAAAAAGGTCAGGGACGAGACAAGATCGAACGCGCCTGCAAATGGACGCGCGAAGCGGGTATCGGTTTCTTTGCGTACATGATGATCGGTATCCCGCATGAAACGAAACAAGAAATGCTGGACACCGTCGATTTTGCCAAACGACTCAAGCCGGACTACGCCCAGTTTTCGATCTGCACCCCCTACCCTAAAACCGAATTGTATTTCCGGATGCTGGATGAAGGCATCGTGCCCAACGATTACTGGCAGACCTTCGCCGAAAACCCGTCTGCTGATTTTAAAATCCGGTTCTGGAACAAGGATTTTTCCGAAGAAGAATTGCGAAAGCTTCAGGATGAATGCCACGCACGTTTTTATAGAAGCCCCGCCTACCTGATGAAACAGATCACCAAGCTGAAATCCTGGTCCGACTTCACCGCCAAGGCCCGCATGGGTACCAAAATTCTCGCGCAACGCATGGGTGTCTGA
- a CDS encoding D-glycerate dehydrogenase, whose amino-acid sequence MKPLVTITQIFPETAIDRLREKFEVRYHDSGQSLSPEALGQAAAESAAMVTYLSDKIDQSIIAQGRSLKIISNYGAGFNNIDVAAARDKGIFVTNTPGVLHETTADLTWSLILGAARRIVPADRYTREGKFHGWGAKLFLGHDVYGKTLGVIGCGEIGSAVARRAAGFNMRVLYHQRSRLAEAKEQELGAEFVALEEIIRESDYLTLHVPLTDETMYMIGEKEINMMKPDAYLIHTARGKVVNDKALVAALKEKRIAGAALDVFEDEPELTEGLTELDNCVILPHIGSASYDTRDTMAQLVADNIIDALEGRTPRTLVPGW is encoded by the coding sequence ATGAAACCACTTGTCACCATCACACAGATATTTCCGGAGACCGCAATCGACCGCCTGCGTGAAAAGTTCGAAGTGCGTTATCACGACAGCGGGCAATCGCTGAGCCCGGAAGCCCTGGGTCAGGCCGCTGCCGAAAGTGCAGCAATGGTCACTTATTTATCGGACAAAATCGACCAAAGCATTATTGCGCAGGGCCGAAGCCTCAAGATTATTTCCAATTACGGGGCCGGATTCAACAATATCGATGTTGCGGCGGCGCGTGACAAAGGCATTTTCGTCACCAATACCCCCGGTGTGCTGCACGAAACCACAGCCGACCTGACCTGGTCGTTGATCCTGGGAGCGGCGCGTCGGATTGTTCCGGCGGATCGCTACACCAGGGAAGGCAAATTTCACGGATGGGGGGCGAAACTTTTCTTAGGGCACGATGTTTATGGAAAGACGCTAGGGGTTATCGGTTGTGGAGAAATTGGAAGTGCCGTTGCCCGGCGGGCTGCCGGATTCAATATGCGTGTGTTGTATCACCAGCGTAGTCGACTGGCGGAGGCGAAGGAACAAGAGCTGGGAGCAGAATTTGTTGCGCTCGAAGAAATCATTCGGGAATCTGACTACCTTACTCTGCATGTGCCCCTCACCGATGAAACAATGTATATGATCGGCGAAAAAGAAATCAATATGATGAAACCGGACGCTTATCTGATCCACACCGCAAGAGGGAAAGTGGTCAACGACAAGGCCCTGGTTGCCGCGTTGAAAGAAAAGCGTATCGCCGGAGCCGCGCTGGATGTTTTTGAAGACGAGCCAGAGTTAACCGAGGGACTGACCGAACTCGACAACTGCGTGATCCTGCCGCATATCGGAAGCGCCAGTTATGATACCCGTGACACCATGGCCCAGCTTGTGGCCGACAACATTATAGATGCCCTGGAAGGCCGCACCCCACGCACACTCGTTCCGGGCTGGTAG